Proteins encoded together in one Neobacillus sp. FSL H8-0543 window:
- a CDS encoding cytochrome C oxidase subunit II, giving the protein MANSKKNKGNEQEAPLVGTWISVGVVGVVILATYIILFSLYMGRV; this is encoded by the coding sequence ATGGCGAATAGCAAAAAAAATAAAGGTAACGAACAGGAAGCACCGTTAGTTGGTACCTGGATTTCTGTAGGAGTGGTTGGAGTAGTGATTCTTGCTACGTACATTATATTATTTAGTCTATATATGGGTAGAGTCTAA
- a CDS encoding ketopantoate reductase family protein, whose amino-acid sequence MNIKTVSIIGLGALGILFGHHLSKKMPKVDLRIIANQDRIKRYEKDKILCNGERCQFNYVTPDAVCEPADLLIFTVKFDGLEDAVQAVKNHVGEHTIILSALNGITSEAVIGQTYGMDKVLYCVAQGMDAVKIGNELTYTNRGMLCFGDWEPGIVSEKVKRVADFFEKMEFPYEVDTKMTKRQWGKFMLNVGVNQTVAVFNSNYGEIQREGQAREIMIAAMREVMALSEYEGTYLTESDLEYWLGVLGRLDPEGKPSLAQDIEARRHSEVELFSGTVLELGLKHGIPTPVNKKLYDKIKIMESQY is encoded by the coding sequence ATGAATATTAAAACAGTATCAATCATTGGGCTAGGCGCATTAGGAATTTTATTTGGTCATCATTTGTCCAAAAAAATGCCAAAGGTAGATTTGAGAATTATTGCTAATCAGGATCGAATCAAGAGATATGAAAAAGACAAGATTTTATGTAATGGTGAAAGGTGCCAGTTTAATTATGTTACACCAGATGCTGTTTGTGAACCAGCTGATTTACTTATTTTTACTGTTAAATTCGATGGTTTAGAGGATGCTGTTCAAGCTGTTAAGAATCATGTTGGAGAGCATACCATTATTCTATCAGCGTTAAATGGGATTACAAGTGAAGCTGTAATTGGCCAGACTTATGGGATGGATAAAGTTTTATATTGTGTCGCCCAGGGGATGGATGCAGTTAAAATAGGAAATGAACTTACATACACTAATAGGGGAATGCTCTGTTTTGGAGATTGGGAACCAGGTATTGTATCCGAAAAGGTGAAAAGAGTAGCTGACTTTTTTGAAAAAATGGAGTTTCCATATGAAGTAGATACCAAAATGACCAAGCGGCAATGGGGCAAATTTATGCTAAATGTTGGAGTTAACCAAACGGTTGCTGTTTTTAATAGCAATTACGGTGAAATCCAAAGGGAAGGACAAGCGAGAGAAATAATGATTGCTGCGATGAGAGAGGTTATGGCTCTATCAGAATATGAAGGAACCTATTTAACTGAATCCGATTTAGAATACTGGTTAGGCGTATTAGGCAGATTAGACCCAGAAGGAAAACCTTCATTGGCTCAAGATATAGAAGCTAGGCGGCATAGTGAAGTAGAATTATTTTCAGGTACTGTATTGGAATTAGGCTTAAAACATGGAATTCCAACACCTGTAAACAAAAAACTTTACGATAAGATTAAAATTATGGAGAGTCAATACTGA